Within the Arachis duranensis cultivar V14167 chromosome 10, aradu.V14167.gnm2.J7QH, whole genome shotgun sequence genome, the region gacTTGAAAGTATTATTAACTACTAGACTGAGTTGATGCGTAGGAAAACGGAAGAGACATGGAGCAATGTATCTCCCACCACTGAGGATAATCTTGCCTGGAGAAAGTATGGACAGAAGGACATACTCAATTCTAAATTCCCCAGGTAATATATagtaataattttctttttcttttctattttaatctttaacttAAGGATAAGGACCAATGTTTTGAGATATAAATTCAATGTTCATTTTATGATTAGTTAATTACAATTCACATGCTCTTTTCTCAAATGTATAAACTAAATAAAGAGCAAAAAATTtagagttaaattttaaaatagttctTCAAATTAATTGTGTGCACTAAAATAgtctataaaattttaattgcatCAATTAGTTTAAAATTGACAAGAATACCCTATGTTAATTCATAAtatgaaaagattgaaaaactaatTTGTTACACTTTTACCAATTTTCAAAATGTGACTGTAGGATTAGAACTTCATAGACTATGTTAAAAATGCCACTAATCTTAGAGAGACTTTGAAACTTAGCCAAAAAAGTTTATCTTTgttgctttctttctttatctttctatttttattttttgggtgCTTAAAAGTTTTTTCCTTAGTCTTCTCAAAAGTAAATtacaaaaggaaaagtatagataGACAATGAGTTTAATAAACAATACAGTTAAGCATACAGTAACCTCCTTCTTCCATTTGTGATTTTTGTGATTTTCGTAGGGATGTAgtgtgatttttattttattgaaccaattttaaaatctattattcatattatttgcgAAATTATCTACCTAACAAAACCGATTACAAAATGGTTAAGCTACAAGCCTACAACCAATAATGGAGCTTGATGAGGAGGAGGCCTACCATTGCAGGAAAAGCAGACATAGGAAATCAACTTGTTGCACATTTCAATTGTtaattattttcgtttttcagtTTACTTAATTGGCTTGGTCCTTGATTTGACAATTCCACACTGCCCAAATGAATATTGTTTAACATAAAATAGATTATTAATAAAatcctttttttaattaattatctcATATTTTTGTTAGAAAAACTTAACTTGCCTCTTAATGTCCCAAAATTCTAAATATTTCAGTTGTGATATAATAATATGCAGGAGTTATTATAGGTGCACTCGGAAGCATGATCAAGGTTGCAAAGCAACAAaacaagttcaaaggattcaaGATAATCCAGTTTTGTATCAAATTACCTACATTGGTCGTCACACTTGCAAAGAAACTCTCAAAGCTCCACAAATGACAGCATATCTTTTGAATCCACAAGACCATCATCAAACCCCACCAACGAATGCTATAATCAAACAAGAATATCCCAAACAAGAGGACACTCCGAGTGGTGAAATAATCATTGCAGAAAAATTGGATGCAAACCTTTGGTCTGAGTTGAAGGATATCGAGATAACCAACCCTCCTACTTATGCTAACTTTGGCgcattttcttataatttttgcACCACCGGGTTCCACTTTGATGATCATCATCATGATGAAAGTCATATGCTAtaattagttagattttatttcctAATCTTGACTATATATGTGTATTATTAAGCTTTAAGCTTCAAGTTTCGTGCATGTACTATATACGACAGTCATTTTAATTTGATCATTCCCACATCAATCAGTTTCAATGCAAGATGATATAATATATGTCGTCACTTTATTTGAAGAAAGatctattattaaataattattactataTCGAAAGCTTTTTTACCTACTATACCCGTGCATTTCTAATTTTAGAAatgacattttctttttttcttttttttttgataaattctaCCTAATCATCTTTAAATTAAcatgtaatttacttttttaatctGATTATTAACTATACTAATAACTTGAGTTACTTCaatttaattagaattaatattttaaccatagtaataaaatcattttgtaattgagttattatttaaaatagataattgtataatttttaaaaatattaataaaaaattttctttttccaaatcaTTATTTTCCTAACATAGAGAAAGAAATTTCTTTTCCTAAATCAAGTATACTAACTCTATCTCTTTAATGACTTTCACTCTCTATTGTAAATCAGTTAATCCCAAATTCTGCATCGCGCTCTCATTTTCGCGTATAGCACTGTGGAAATGTTAGTTCAGAGAGAGAGAAGGTTCAAGAACAGAGGAAAGTTTACAGAAGAAAGGCCTAGGTCAAAAGCAAGTTACTTCTGACTAGGGCAAGAAAAATGAGACTTACAAGAGCAAAAACTCAAAATTCTAATTACTCTATCTACTATATATACTTCCTTAGCTAAATCTGCTAACTAACCGTTCACCACTATTAACAGCTGTATAACAAACTTTTCCAAACTACAAAGTGTGTAACTAACTTGCTAATTAATCTGACTCCTTATGTGATAGCCCCTCTCAAGCTGGAATTGGCAGAATCAACCATTCCAAGCTTGCTATGACATCTCTCAAAAATGTTTGGAGCTAGGACCTTTGTAAATATGTCTGCAGTTTGGTTTGCAGTGGAGATTGGAAGTAATTTGATAacattttcttgccatttatctctAACTACATGACAATCCAtctcaatgtgctttgttctcTCATGGAAAACTGGGTTTGTTGCAATGTGTAATGCTGATTGGTTGTCGCAATATATGGCTATTGGCTTCTCCAACTTCACTTTCAAGTCTTGCAAGATGTAGGTCAGCCACTGAGCTTCCTAGTTGCCATTGCTAATGCCCTGTACTTCGCTTCGCATGATGAACTTGCAACTGTATTTTGTTTCTTACTCTTCCAAGATACAATTGAAGttcccaaaaaaaataatacccaGATATTGATCTTCTACTATCCGAATATGTCCCCCAATCACTGTCTGAGTATCCTGTTGGCTCTAAGTCTGAATGAGCTGAAAACATCAACCCAAGTGCTGGTGCTCCCTTGAGATACCTTAATACTCTAATGGCAGCTTCAAAGTGTTTATCTGTAGCACAATCTAAGAATTGACTGAGTTTTCCAACTGCATATCCAATCTCCGATCTGGTGTTGGTCAAGTACAACAATTTCCCAACTAACTTCCTGTATTCCGAAATTGAGCTTAATGGAGTTCCTGAATCCTTTGATAATGGCACTGTGTAGTTCATAGGTGTTGAAACTGTTTTGGCTTCGAGTAACCCATACTCTTTGAGAAGGTCGATGCAGTATTTTCTCTGACATACAGTGATGCCCCTCCTGCATCAAGCCACCTCCAACCCCAAGAAGAATTTAAGCTCTCCCAGGTCCTTGATTCTGAATAGCTCATGCATGTGATGCTTGATGAATTCAATCTCCCTTAAATCTGTCCCTGTTACAATcaaatcatcaacataaactaaaataacaGTAAATCCTCCTTTTGAATCTTTAGTGAACAGGCTGTAATCATTTCTAGATTGTTGGAAGCCAATTGCTCTTAGAGCATCACACAACTTTGAATTCCACTGCCTGCTTTCCTGTTTTAGGCCATAAAGAGATCTGTCAAACCTACACACCATGTTTGGTGAAGAAACATTCAACCCGAGTGGAGGTTTCATGTAAACTTCCTCCAAAAGATCACCATGTAAGAAAGCCGTATTTACATCTAGTTGATATAAGTGCCAATTCTGCACAACTGCAATGGATAGCACAATCCGCAAGATACTCATCTTCACTACTAGACTATAGGTTTCGAAATAATCAACACCAGCAGTTTGTGTAAAGCCCTGTGCCACCAACCTAGCTTTGTACCTGTCAATGCTGCCATCAGAATTCATTTTGAGCTTGAACACCCATTTGTAGCCTACCGCCTTCTTTCCATTAGGTAGAGAAGTCAAAGTCAAagtcttattttctttcaatgcaGAGAGTTCAGCCTCAATTGCCACTTGCCAACACGGATCACTGATGGCCTCAGCATAGCATTGTGGTTCTTTAATGGGATTTGGCAATAGAGAGTTTATAGAGTGCTGAATTTGTATATTATGAAATTGAGATTGTGACTCACAAAAGAGAATAGTTGACtcttcaaaaaagttttcaaacaCTTCAGGATAAAATTCTTGTAAAATTTCAAGATTGAATTGAAGATTATTGATGTAGTTGTGATTTGTATCCGATGCAGTGGTCATACAATGATAGTCTGCTAAATATGATGGTTTTCTCCTTGTCCTATTTGATTGTCTAATGTCTAGGTGTTGATGTGTTTGTGCTGGTGCATTGTATATGATCGAGCTATCATTTCCAATGGTTTCATGAGATGCTGATGGATAATTGTGTTTTGGTCGTTCCACAGAACTTGATAGATGCAGGTATTGTCTAGTTGAATGAACTAAAGAGCCATGTGATGTATGTGATGAATCATTGAATGAATTAGATGAATGCAAGTATGTTCCATTTGAGTGGTTTAAATGGGCTTGTGGTGTATGTGAgggctggtggacgaaattgtgatccatattctttgtacttgtatgaaatttaataattggctCTATTTGAAGTCACAaatccgttcaactaaccagcaagtgtactgggtcgtccaagtaataaaccttacgtgagtaagggtcgatcccacagagattgttggtataaagcaagctatggtcaccttgtaaatctcagttaggtaaattaaatggttatgggtttcgaaaattaataataaatagaaaataaaaatggatagaaatacttatgcaaatcaatagtgggaatttcagataggcgtatggaaatgctgtgctcctctcggaTCTCTACTTTAttcttacattcatccaatccttcttactcctttccatggcaagctgtatgtagggcatcaccatcatcaatggctacttttNNNNNNNNNNNNNNNNNNNNNNNNNNNNNNNNNNNNNNNNNNNNNNNNNNNNNNNNNNNNNNNNNNNNNNNNNNNNNNNNNNNNNNNNNNNNNNNNNNNNNNNNNNNNNNNNNNNNNNNNNNNNNNNNNNNNNNNNNNNNNNNNNNNNNNNNNNNNNNNNNNNNNNNNNNNNNNNNNNNNNNNNNNNNNNNNNNNNNNNNNNNNNNNNNNNNNNNNNNNNNNNNNNNNNNNNNNacgcccagccttcaggagtttgaagctcgtcacagtcattcaataccggaatcctactcggaataccacggacaaggttagactttccggatctccatgaatgccgccatctatctagcttataccacgaagattctgttggggaatctaagagatatgcgccgggcctagagtagaacggaagtggttgtcaatcacgcgcgttcataggtgagaatgatgatgagtgtcacggatcatcacattcatcaaagtgttgtgcNNNNNNNNNNNNNNNNNNNNNNNNNNNNNNNNNNNNNNNNNNNNNNNNNNNNNNNNNNNNNNNNNNNNNNNNNNNNNNNNNNNNNattgtattgaaacttgaggtacagcagagctccacacccttaatctatggtgtgcagaaactccaccgttgaaaatacataagtgaaaggttcaggcatggccgaatggccagcccccatgaaggtgatcaaaagaccgaatggtcaaaagatgtctaatacaatagttaaatgtcctatatatactagactagctactagggtttacatgagtaagtaattgatgcataaatccacttccggagcccacttggtgtgtggttgggctgagcttgatctatccacgagctgaggcttttcttggagttgaactccaagttataacgtgttttggacgttcaactccggatcatgacgtgtttctggcatttaactccagacagcagcatgtacttggcgttcaacgccaagttacgtcgtcatgtccgaataaagtatggattattatatattgctggaaagctctggatgtctactttccaacaccgttaagagcgcgccatttggagttctgtagctccagaaaattcatttcgagtgctgggaggtcagattccaacagcatcagcagtccttttgtcagcctttttcagagttttgctcaagtccctcaatttcagccagaaattacctgaaatcacagaaaaacacacaaactcatagtaaagtccagaaatgtgaatttaacataaaaactaatgaaaacatccctaaaagtagcttgaacttactaaaaactacctaaaaacaatgccaaaaagcgtataaattatccgctcatcacaacaccaaacttaaattgttgcttgtccctaagcaactgaaaatcaattacgataaaaagaagagaatatactataaattccaaaatatcaatgaatattaattataattagatgagtgggacttgtagctttttgcttctgaacagttttgcatctcactttttcctttgaggtttagagtgattggcttctctaggaacttagaatttcggatagtctTATTGaatttcctagttaagcatgttgattcttgaacacagctacttatgagtcttggccgtggccctaagcactttgttttccagtattaccactggatacataaatgccacagacacataactgggtgaaccttttcagattgtgactcagctttgctagagtcctcagttagt harbors:
- the LOC107470163 gene encoding WRKY DNA-binding transcription factor 70, which gives rise to MSSIVSCGSEGNIGFSEKRERLMNKLVEGHKHATELKLLLQNQNQNPPATIHHGGGSSAEALLITKILRSFAETLSVLDSSSSSASFFLNENNSGSQLVIAADSTNNDLRSEEGSSESSKRFSSSVPKDRRGTYKRRKTEETWSNVSPTTEDNLAWRKYGQKDILNSKFPRSYYRCTRKHDQGCKATKQVQRIQDNPVLYQITYIGRHTCKETLKAPQMTAYLLNPQDHHQTPPTNAIIKQEYPKQEDTPSGEIIIAEKLDANLWSELKDIEITNPPTYANFGAFSYNFCTTGFHFDDHHHDESHML